One segment of Candidatus Eisenbacteria bacterium DNA contains the following:
- the dctP gene encoding TRAP transporter substrate-binding protein DctP yields MRAVLAGAVLLCLLGTGFPGDIYAATTIKIATVAPEGSTWMNLMNDLSTKVKEDTDGRVKLRFYPGGIQGDETLVLRKIWTKQLQGAGLTGVGLGEMAPELRVMELPLLFSTQEDVKRVHKKMDPEFEKILAEKGFTLLGWSEVGFIYLFSKTPVRNDKDLKRLKVWLWEGDPLAEAFLGALDVSPVPLAVTDVMTGLQTGLVEAVYISPLASIALQWFTRVKYMTDMPLTHALGAVVVKTDALEGLSDQDRETLMRHSREIFAQLAIETERENNQALEVLKERGITFVTPDAGSDAAFQKIGRKVREELTGRLYDQALLNRVLAALKTVRENAATEATH; encoded by the coding sequence ATGCGAGCTGTTCTTGCGGGTGCTGTTCTGCTCTGTCTCCTGGGAACGGGATTTCCCGGAGACATATACGCCGCGACAACAATAAAGATCGCCACAGTCGCCCCTGAGGGATCGACCTGGATGAATCTGATGAACGATCTGTCAACGAAAGTTAAAGAAGATACAGACGGACGTGTGAAACTTCGATTTTATCCGGGCGGGATACAAGGTGATGAAACGCTTGTTCTTCGTAAGATCTGGACAAAACAGCTTCAGGGCGCGGGATTGACCGGTGTCGGACTGGGGGAGATGGCGCCGGAGCTGCGGGTCATGGAGCTGCCGCTTCTCTTCAGCACGCAGGAAGATGTGAAAAGGGTCCACAAGAAAATGGATCCCGAGTTCGAAAAAATCCTCGCGGAAAAAGGTTTTACATTACTTGGTTGGTCAGAGGTCGGCTTTATCTATCTTTTTAGCAAAACACCGGTCCGGAATGATAAGGATCTTAAGCGTCTGAAGGTCTGGCTTTGGGAAGGGGATCCCTTGGCCGAGGCTTTTCTGGGGGCGCTGGATGTCTCGCCTGTGCCCCTCGCCGTGACCGATGTGATGACCGGATTGCAGACCGGTCTTGTAGAGGCGGTCTATATTTCGCCGCTGGCATCGATTGCGTTGCAATGGTTCACTCGTGTCAAATATATGACCGATATGCCGCTGACTCACGCTTTGGGCGCCGTGGTGGTTAAGACCGACGCCTTGGAAGGATTGAGCGATCAGGATCGCGAGACGCTGATGCGTCATAGCAGGGAGATCTTCGCCCAGCTTGCCATCGAGACGGAACGGGAAAACAACCAAGCGCTGGAGGTTTTAAAGGAGCGGGGCATTACATTTGTCACCCCTGATGCGGGTTCCGATGCGGCGTTTCAGAAGATCGGCCGCAAGGTCAGGGAGGAATTGACAGGACGCCTTTATGATCAAGCTCTTCTCAACCGGGTCCTTGCCGCTCTCAAAACCGTAAGAGAGAATGCGGCGACGGAAGCGACTCATTAA
- a CDS encoding TonB-dependent receptor, with protein MLRSAAGLRCISLSCILLACVLLVCWPAGAIPAATLSGFVYDIENGEALSHADVYLQETPYGDMTNEKGYYVIPDLPAGGYKVAFSYMGYKLEVRFIMLAENEEIELDMELTPQPILLETVEVKAGHDNLVLETGRLTLRTRELVQMPAAVEVDLFRSIQMLPGVTTLSDYSSGLYVRGGSPDQNLILLDDVDVYNPSHLFGFFSTFNVDAVKSVELQKGGFPARYGGRLSSLLDVHNRDGNRRKFEGVGRYSTISASTTLEGPWRHGSWMVSGRHTFIEQLARRLDIDLPYKFYDVHGRFNADIGKNDRSSLSYYRGRDKLDWDQEGLDVLLDWGNDTWSAQYTHLFSSRLFSHTLIGGSRYSSIAEVTFQDFDMRMKNEIRDLSTKSNLSFTPNRDHLIDFGVEAKLLDFGFNRRMGDDSNLDFKYSGIYSALYGQDSWRLSPQWQIQPGLRLDYYSEGSYFNLNPRLKLLRRINERVSLHATYGRYTQYLNLVAAEDASFTSMWFPVDETLDPGTADHFILGLELGPYDHFDLSLEGYYKPYHNLVEFNEEFGESLIEEDAQMGEVFNSGSGNAYGTDLYLRNNIHGFEGWLGYTWGVAHRTITHFNFSKEFQPSYDRRHQIVAVQDYNLAKHWRLNFIFKYGSGQPTTLAVGRYTAMDIMGREYDTVLYGAKNTSRLPAYHRLDAGITYHTKSAGMSVEVVLQIINVYNHENVYIRSYDMTENPVKYNDITMLPLLPTIGINVTF; from the coding sequence ATGCTTCGATCTGCTGCTGGTCTCCGCTGTATTTCGCTCTCCTGTATCTTGCTTGCCTGTGTTTTGCTTGTATGCTGGCCGGCCGGAGCAATCCCGGCTGCGACACTCAGCGGATTCGTCTATGACATTGAGAATGGTGAAGCGCTAAGTCATGCGGATGTTTACCTTCAGGAGACTCCGTATGGGGACATGACGAATGAGAAGGGTTATTACGTCATTCCAGATCTTCCCGCGGGAGGATACAAAGTCGCATTCAGCTATATGGGCTACAAACTCGAGGTTCGATTTATCATGCTGGCTGAGAATGAGGAAATCGAGCTCGACATGGAGCTGACGCCTCAGCCGATCCTATTGGAGACAGTCGAGGTGAAAGCGGGACACGACAATCTCGTACTGGAAACCGGCAGGCTTACCCTGCGCACACGGGAGCTGGTACAGATGCCCGCGGCGGTCGAGGTTGATCTCTTCCGTTCCATACAAATGCTGCCTGGTGTCACGACACTCTCGGATTACTCCAGCGGGCTCTATGTCCGCGGCGGCAGCCCGGATCAGAATCTTATCCTCCTGGACGATGTCGATGTTTATAACCCGAGTCATCTATTCGGCTTCTTCAGCACCTTCAATGTCGATGCGGTCAAATCGGTGGAATTGCAAAAGGGGGGTTTTCCGGCCCGCTATGGCGGACGGCTTTCATCATTGTTGGATGTTCATAATCGGGATGGCAACCGGAGGAAATTCGAGGGTGTTGGGAGGTACAGCACTATTAGCGCCAGTACGACTCTCGAGGGACCTTGGCGTCATGGTTCATGGATGGTTTCCGGGCGGCACACATTCATTGAACAGCTGGCGCGCCGGCTCGACATCGATCTACCCTACAAGTTTTACGATGTCCACGGAAGGTTCAATGCGGATATTGGGAAAAACGATCGCTCCAGTCTCAGCTATTACCGGGGACGCGACAAACTGGACTGGGATCAAGAAGGGTTGGATGTATTACTTGATTGGGGAAATGACACCTGGAGCGCTCAGTATACCCATCTCTTCAGCAGCCGGCTCTTTTCGCATACCCTCATCGGCGGCAGCCGGTACAGCTCAATTGCCGAAGTCACCTTTCAGGACTTTGACATGCGTATGAAAAACGAGATCCGTGATCTTTCCACAAAATCGAATCTCTCATTCACCCCGAACCGGGATCATCTCATCGACTTCGGCGTCGAAGCCAAGTTATTGGATTTCGGCTTCAATCGGCGGATGGGCGATGATTCAAACCTCGATTTCAAGTATAGCGGCATTTACAGCGCTCTTTACGGCCAGGATAGCTGGCGCCTCTCGCCTCAATGGCAGATCCAACCGGGGCTTCGTCTGGATTATTACTCCGAGGGAAGCTACTTCAATCTGAATCCTCGCCTAAAGCTCCTTCGCCGGATTAACGAGCGGGTCTCCCTGCATGCCACCTATGGACGCTATACCCAATATTTGAATCTTGTCGCAGCCGAAGATGCGAGTTTTACCTCGATGTGGTTTCCGGTCGACGAAACACTGGATCCGGGAACAGCTGACCACTTTATTCTCGGTCTCGAACTCGGGCCCTATGATCATTTCGATCTGTCTTTGGAGGGGTATTATAAGCCTTATCACAATCTCGTTGAATTTAACGAGGAATTCGGGGAGTCGCTCATCGAAGAAGATGCGCAAATGGGCGAGGTATTCAACTCCGGATCCGGAAATGCTTATGGCACCGATCTATATTTAAGAAACAATATCCACGGATTTGAGGGATGGCTCGGCTACACTTGGGGCGTAGCCCATCGGACGATCACCCATTTCAACTTCAGCAAGGAATTCCAACCATCCTATGACCGGCGGCATCAGATTGTCGCCGTACAAGATTACAATCTAGCCAAGCACTGGCGTTTGAATTTCATCTTCAAATACGGATCGGGCCAGCCAACGACCCTCGCCGTGGGCAGATATACAGCAATGGATATTATGGGCCGCGAATATGACACGGTACTCTACGGAGCAAAAAACACGAGCCGCCTGCCCGCCTACCACCGATTGGATGCCGGAATCACTTATCATACAAAATCGGCCGGTATGAGCGTTGAAGTCGTCCTTCAAATCATTAATGTGTATAATCATGAAAATGTTTATATTCGAAGCTATGACATGACCGAGAATCCAGTGAAATATAACGATATCACCATGCTTCCGCTGCTTCCAACCATCGGCATCAATGTCACATTTTAG
- a CDS encoding YceI family protein — protein sequence MKTKWIGSLAALVALIILSSLSSAALAAEKSYVFGKSDQRTNISFQSDTDFEVIVGTSVKSSGDVTADFEKETAKVNISVPVASLKTGIDMRDEHMRSPGWLDAAQFPSITFVSSSVKLMSGMSWEVKGMFTMHGVSKEIMTTAEVRQIPADAAIKAGLEPGEWIKVTAPFNVKLSDFGVKIPDMAAAKVNDTWKVTFTGYAVAGE from the coding sequence ATGAAGACGAAATGGATCGGCAGCCTGGCTGCCCTGGTGGCGTTGATTATTCTATCGAGTTTGAGCAGCGCCGCGCTTGCCGCTGAAAAGAGCTATGTTTTCGGCAAGAGCGATCAGCGGACGAATATATCTTTCCAGTCCGATACCGACTTTGAGGTGATCGTCGGAACGAGTGTCAAGTCCTCCGGAGATGTGACCGCTGATTTTGAGAAGGAAACAGCCAAGGTGAACATTTCCGTTCCCGTCGCTTCCCTAAAGACCGGTATTGATATGCGCGACGAGCATATGCGCTCTCCCGGTTGGCTGGATGCCGCACAGTTTCCCAGCATCACCTTTGTCTCAAGCAGTGTGAAGCTGATGTCCGGTATGAGTTGGGAAGTAAAGGGAATGTTCACGATGCATGGCGTCTCCAAAGAAATCATGACGACGGCGGAGGTTCGCCAGATCCCGGCTGATGCGGCGATCAAGGCCGGTTTGGAGCCGGGCGAGTGGATCAAGGTGACCGCGCCTTTTAATGTCAAACTTTCGGACTTCGGCGTGAAGATTCCTGATATGGCCGCGGCCAAGGTGAATGACACCTGGAAGGTGACTTTTACAGGATACGCAGTGGCTGGTGAGTAG
- the metH gene encoding methionine synthase, whose translation MPGRQELEQQLSRRILVLDGAMGSLIQAQGLTEADYRGARFAGHVCDLLGNNDLLSLTQPELISRIYQTYLEAGADIISTNTFNATSISQSDYGTESCAHEMNLIAARLARIAADAATRQDPSKPRFVAGSLGPTNRSGSISPDVNDPGFRNITFDELKLSYREQAAGLMAGGVDILLVETIFDTLNGKAAIAAIRELLKEQGSDLPVWISGTLADTAGRNLIGQTVEAFWYSIRHAEPFCVGLNCSFGAKALRPHLQELSRICDTLVTVHPNAGLPNELGGYDESPEEMAERLREFAEDGLVNIVGGCCGSTPDHIKAIAAAVNGIRPRDIPLVDRSCRLSGLEPLNIRPDSLFVNIGERTNVAGSSRFARLIRFGKFEEALDVGRRQVQNGAQLIDVNMDDAAIEAVPAMVKFLQLVASDPEIARVPIMIDSSRWEVIEAGLKCLQGKGVVNSISLKDGEEEFLRRAGIVRLYGAAVIVMSFDEKGQADTLQRKMETCRRAYTLLTSKIQFPPEDIIFDPNIFAVATGMKEHNNYALAYLEACRQIKQEFPHGLISGGVSNLSFSFRGNDTVREAMHSVFLYHAVNAGMDMGIVNAGQLAVYAEIDPELRSAVEDVILNRRPDATERLTALAIRTESKVKEDPADPTWRREGTTSRISHALVNGITEYIAEDALEAMKELESPLAVIEGPLMNGMNEVGELFGSGKMFLPQVIRSARVMKLAVDVLAPYLEVEKQLGDSPVRGKILLATVKGDVHDIGKNIVGVVLGCNNYKIIDLGVMTPVEEILETALREKVDLIGISGLISPSLNEMIHVAGEMQRRGLKTPLLIGGATTSRVHTAVKIDPVYDGAVVHVTDASRAVTVAGDLLHTSTAMETIRKTKKAYRELREKRERDDSKGTLLPIEVARSRCTPVKWRAYKPPIPKIAGIQVFKDDPLEGLIHFIDWSPFFRAWKLQGRYPQIFDSEKYGEEAKRLFNDSLGLLHRIAKDGWLEARAVAGIFPANAIGDDIVIYNDENRSEIRMVMHHLRRQTEGAQAGSNRCLSDFIAPAKTGIPDFVGAFVVSAGFGVPKAIQALTDGHDDYREIIIKALADRLAEAYAEFLHARIRREIWGYAPDEVLQSEEMIAEKYRGIRPAPGYPACPDHTEKETLFRLLKAQENIGVELTENFSMNPAASVSGWYFSHPDSHNFSVGMIGIDQVRDYAKRKGISVEECEHWLEPNLGYHSAR comes from the coding sequence ATGCCCGGCAGACAAGAACTCGAACAACAATTATCCCGCCGGATCCTGGTTCTGGATGGGGCGATGGGATCCCTGATCCAGGCCCAAGGACTGACGGAGGCTGATTATCGCGGGGCGCGATTCGCCGGGCACGTCTGTGATCTTCTGGGCAACAACGATCTGCTTTCATTGACTCAGCCGGAGCTCATCAGCCGGATTTATCAAACCTACCTGGAAGCCGGCGCGGATATCATATCCACTAACACTTTCAATGCCACATCAATCAGTCAATCCGATTATGGAACCGAATCCTGCGCCCATGAGATGAATCTGATAGCGGCGCGGCTGGCCCGCATCGCTGCGGATGCGGCGACCCGGCAGGATCCGAGCAAACCGCGTTTTGTCGCCGGAAGTCTTGGGCCGACGAATCGGAGTGGCTCTATATCGCCCGATGTCAATGATCCGGGATTTCGCAATATCACATTTGATGAGTTGAAGCTGTCGTATCGGGAACAGGCGGCCGGATTGATGGCGGGCGGGGTCGATATCCTTTTGGTTGAAACGATTTTCGATACCCTGAACGGAAAAGCCGCCATTGCGGCCATCCGCGAGCTTCTGAAAGAGCAGGGATCGGATCTGCCGGTGTGGATTTCAGGGACACTGGCCGACACCGCGGGACGAAACTTGATCGGTCAGACCGTTGAGGCCTTCTGGTACTCGATTCGCCATGCCGAACCCTTCTGCGTCGGTCTGAATTGCTCCTTCGGCGCAAAGGCCTTGCGCCCCCACTTGCAGGAACTGTCACGGATTTGTGATACCCTCGTGACCGTTCACCCCAATGCCGGATTACCAAATGAACTCGGGGGATATGATGAGAGCCCCGAGGAAATGGCCGAACGGCTTCGGGAGTTTGCTGAAGATGGGTTGGTAAACATTGTCGGAGGGTGCTGTGGATCGACGCCGGATCATATAAAGGCCATAGCCGCGGCGGTGAATGGAATCAGACCGCGTGACATCCCGCTGGTCGATCGATCATGCCGGCTCAGTGGCCTGGAGCCATTGAACATTCGTCCAGATTCGCTTTTTGTAAATATCGGCGAACGCACCAATGTCGCCGGCTCCTCACGGTTCGCCCGATTGATTCGCTTCGGTAAATTCGAGGAGGCGCTGGATGTCGGACGACGGCAGGTTCAAAACGGCGCACAGCTCATCGATGTCAATATGGATGACGCGGCGATTGAAGCCGTACCGGCAATGGTGAAGTTTCTTCAGCTTGTCGCTTCTGATCCCGAGATCGCCCGCGTTCCCATCATGATTGATTCGAGCCGGTGGGAAGTGATCGAAGCCGGTTTGAAATGCCTGCAGGGGAAAGGCGTCGTCAACTCCATCAGCCTCAAGGATGGGGAGGAGGAGTTTTTGCGGCGGGCCGGGATTGTCCGCCTTTATGGCGCGGCGGTGATCGTCATGTCCTTCGATGAAAAGGGGCAGGCGGATACGCTGCAGCGCAAGATGGAAACATGCCGCAGGGCTTATACATTATTGACCTCAAAGATCCAATTCCCCCCCGAAGATATAATATTCGATCCGAATATCTTCGCCGTGGCGACAGGAATGAAGGAGCACAACAATTACGCCTTAGCCTATCTTGAAGCCTGCCGGCAGATCAAACAGGAGTTTCCCCACGGCCTCATCAGCGGCGGGGTCAGCAATCTTTCCTTTTCATTCCGTGGGAATGACACGGTCCGGGAGGCGATGCACTCGGTCTTTCTTTATCATGCCGTTAATGCGGGCATGGATATGGGTATTGTGAATGCCGGGCAGCTGGCGGTTTATGCAGAGATCGACCCGGAACTGCGATCCGCCGTCGAGGATGTCATTCTCAATCGCCGCCCGGACGCCACAGAGAGGCTCACCGCTCTGGCGATCCGTACCGAATCAAAGGTCAAGGAAGACCCGGCGGATCCTACCTGGCGGCGGGAAGGAACCACCAGCAGGATCAGCCACGCCCTGGTGAACGGGATCACAGAATATATCGCTGAAGACGCCCTTGAGGCGATGAAGGAACTGGAATCGCCGTTAGCGGTTATTGAAGGCCCTCTGATGAACGGGATGAACGAGGTCGGTGAATTGTTCGGTTCCGGGAAAATGTTTCTGCCCCAGGTGATCCGGAGCGCCCGTGTCATGAAATTGGCCGTTGATGTGTTAGCGCCTTATCTTGAGGTGGAAAAACAGCTTGGAGATTCGCCGGTGAGGGGCAAAATCCTTCTGGCAACCGTCAAAGGCGATGTGCACGATATCGGAAAAAATATCGTCGGTGTTGTTCTGGGGTGCAACAATTATAAGATCATTGATCTCGGGGTCATGACGCCGGTGGAGGAAATCCTTGAAACAGCGCTGCGGGAAAAGGTCGATTTGATCGGCATCAGCGGACTCATCTCACCATCGCTGAATGAAATGATTCATGTCGCAGGGGAGATGCAACGCCGGGGATTAAAGACACCTTTGCTGATCGGGGGAGCCACGACCTCGCGGGTCCATACCGCCGTTAAAATTGATCCAGTCTATGACGGCGCCGTTGTTCATGTGACGGATGCCTCCCGCGCCGTCACCGTGGCGGGCGATCTTCTCCATACGTCGACAGCCATGGAGACGATTCGGAAAACGAAGAAAGCCTATCGCGAGCTGCGCGAAAAGCGGGAGCGGGATGATTCAAAGGGAACCCTCTTGCCGATCGAAGTGGCGCGGTCGCGATGCACCCCGGTGAAGTGGCGCGCCTACAAGCCCCCCATCCCCAAAATCGCCGGAATACAGGTTTTTAAAGATGATCCACTTGAAGGCTTGATCCACTTCATTGATTGGTCGCCCTTCTTCCGCGCCTGGAAGCTTCAGGGCCGGTATCCTCAGATCTTCGATTCAGAAAAATATGGTGAAGAAGCCAAACGACTGTTTAACGATTCATTGGGTTTGTTACATCGAATTGCAAAGGATGGATGGCTCGAGGCCCGCGCCGTGGCGGGGATCTTCCCGGCGAATGCCATAGGGGATGATATTGTCATCTATAATGATGAAAACCGCTCAGAAATCCGCATGGTGATGCATCATCTCCGGCGGCAGACCGAAGGCGCCCAGGCCGGTTCAAACCGCTGCTTATCGGATTTTATTGCGCCTGCAAAAACGGGAATCCCTGATTTTGTCGGAGCCTTTGTTGTCTCCGCCGGATTCGGAGTGCCGAAGGCGATCCAGGCGCTTACAGACGGCCATGATGACTACCGGGAGATCATCATCAAGGCGTTGGCGGATCGGCTGGCGGAAGCTTATGCCGAGTTTCTTCATGCCCGCATTCGCCGCGAGATCTGGGGCTATGCGCCTGATGAGGTCCTGCAATCGGAAGAGATGATCGCTGAGAAATACAGAGGCATCCGGCCGGCTCCCGGGTATCCGGCATGTCCGGATCACACAGAAAAGGAGACACTTTTCAGATTGTTAAAGGCACAGGAAAATATCGGGGTCGAGCTGACAGAGAACTTTTCCATGAATCCAGCGGCCTCTGTATCGGGATGGTATTTCTCTCATCCGGATTCCCATAATTTTTCTGTCGGTATGATCGGAATTGATCAAGTCAGGGACTACGCTAAACGCAAAGGGATTTCGGTTGAAGAATGTGAACATTGGCTGGAACCGAATCTCGGCTACCATAGCGCGCGATGA
- a CDS encoding TRAP transporter small permease encodes MGESPLIFRLMTPGPVFLTVLAGFYFLLYIFRRLSHHRFGAERWDKGVRSAEGAILSLFLFTTIFLAALQIVLRNFFHTGLIWIDPLLRYIVLWIGLLGAFVATRKLRHITIDVLGRLLPSSYQAAGRILTSAVAFVASVLLANASWMYLEGEVLFGTKPFLGVPSWAASSILVAGFVGIGWRFLGWVLWPHSGGPGRPPLNPHDMTDVSFDDAPPIDIAVMTDSKVSPEPEPQPGPEAT; translated from the coding sequence ATGGGTGAATCCCCCCTGATCTTCCGTCTCATGACGCCGGGACCCGTGTTTCTAACGGTCCTGGCGGGTTTCTATTTTCTTCTGTATATTTTTCGGCGCCTTTCCCACCATAGATTCGGCGCCGAACGATGGGACAAGGGTGTGCGCTCGGCCGAGGGCGCCATTCTTTCATTATTTCTCTTTACCACCATTTTCCTGGCCGCGCTTCAAATCGTTCTTCGCAACTTCTTTCATACCGGCTTGATCTGGATCGATCCATTGTTGCGCTACATCGTTCTCTGGATCGGCTTGCTCGGCGCCTTTGTGGCGACCCGGAAATTGCGGCATATCACAATTGATGTCTTGGGCCGCCTGCTCCCTTCATCATATCAGGCGGCGGGCCGGATCCTGACGAGCGCTGTCGCCTTTGTCGCTTCAGTCTTGTTGGCGAACGCCTCCTGGATGTATCTCGAGGGTGAGGTCCTGTTCGGCACGAAGCCCTTCCTCGGTGTCCCTTCCTGGGCGGCGAGCAGTATTCTTGTTGCCGGCTTTGTGGGGATAGGGTGGCGTTTTCTGGGATGGGTGCTGTGGCCGCATTCCGGCGGACCGGGACGGCCGCCGCTGAATCCGCATGATATGACGGATGTCTCATTTGATGATGCTCCGCCGATCGATATTGCGGTGATGACCGATTCCAAGGTGTCACCGGAGCCCGAACCCCAACCCGGCCCGGAGGCGACATGA
- a CDS encoding TRAP transporter large permease subunit — protein MTWIIVVVAFLLALLGTPLFAVLALGALVAFWTQDIGSASVSAEMVRLATSPVLIAIPLFTFAGYLFSESKTPQRLVRLTRAAFGWVPGGLALVAMVACALFTAFTGASGVTIVAMGGLLMPALLKDGFSPRFSLGLLTTSGSLGLLFPPSLPLILYSYVASTSAGGMLTSSAAAPSVDRLFLAGILPGIFLIGALAVLSVRQGVIQLGGRVPFRWGELWSAFREGAWEVPLPFIILGGIYGGKLTVTEAASVTALYALIVEVFIYRDIPLNKLSGIVRESMTLVGGILVILAAALGLTNFLVDAEVPLRILDGIRGLVTSRLAFLMLLNAFLLVVGCLMDIFSALIVVVPLIIPIAQEYDVNLIHLGIIFLANLEIGYMTPPVGLNLFISSYRFQRPVVEVYRSTFPFLITLLIALLVITYWPDLSLFLPRLFGGG, from the coding sequence ATGACCTGGATTATCGTCGTCGTCGCTTTTCTACTGGCTCTGCTCGGCACGCCGCTCTTTGCCGTGCTGGCTCTGGGCGCTCTCGTCGCTTTCTGGACGCAGGATATCGGCTCGGCTTCGGTATCCGCCGAGATGGTCCGTCTCGCGACCTCACCCGTGCTGATCGCGATCCCTCTTTTCACCTTCGCCGGGTATCTCTTTAGTGAAAGTAAGACGCCGCAGCGGCTGGTTCGTTTAACAAGAGCCGCCTTCGGATGGGTCCCCGGTGGATTGGCCCTCGTCGCCATGGTCGCTTGCGCCCTCTTCACCGCCTTTACGGGGGCCAGCGGCGTGACGATTGTCGCGATGGGCGGTTTGCTCATGCCGGCTCTTTTAAAAGACGGTTTCTCGCCTCGCTTTTCGCTGGGTCTTCTCACGACATCAGGGTCGCTTGGCCTTTTATTCCCTCCCAGTCTTCCCCTCATTTTGTACAGTTATGTCGCTTCGACGAGCGCCGGCGGCATGCTGACAAGCTCCGCGGCCGCGCCGTCGGTGGATCGTCTCTTTCTGGCGGGAATATTGCCCGGCATCTTCCTCATCGGCGCGCTGGCGGTTCTGTCGGTGCGCCAGGGCGTGATACAGCTCGGCGGGCGCGTGCCTTTTCGCTGGGGCGAATTGTGGAGCGCTTTCCGTGAGGGCGCTTGGGAAGTGCCCCTGCCCTTTATCATTCTCGGCGGGATCTACGGCGGCAAGCTGACCGTCACCGAGGCGGCGTCGGTAACGGCTCTTTATGCTTTGATCGTCGAGGTTTTCATTTACCGGGATATCCCGCTCAACAAACTGAGCGGGATCGTGCGCGAGAGCATGACCCTGGTGGGCGGGATCCTGGTGATCCTTGCCGCGGCCTTGGGATTGACCAACTTCCTCGTTGATGCCGAGGTGCCGCTGAGAATCCTCGATGGAATCCGCGGACTGGTCACGAGCCGTCTCGCCTTTTTGATGCTGCTCAACGCCTTCCTGCTGGTGGTCGGGTGCCTGATGGATATCTTCTCGGCCCTGATTGTTGTCGTGCCTTTGATCATCCCGATCGCGCAGGAGTATGACGTCAATCTTATACATTTGGGGATTATTTTTCTCGCGAACCTCGAGATCGGCTATATGACGCCGCCGGTGGGATTGAATCTATTCATCTCCTCGTATCGTTTTCAGCGGCCCGTGGTCGAGGTCTATCGTTCGACATTCCCGTTTTTGATAACGCTTCTGATTGCACTGCTCGTTATTACCTACTGGCCTGATCTGAGTCTTTTCCTGCCGAGGTTGTTCGGCGGGGGGTAG
- a CDS encoding DUF4249 family protein, whose product MRDWKANHLDDPRYPQGTVFPALKITWGIVTLCFLALTGCSTDVNKPDTEHAIMVHAYLYVNEAIHDSNAVLITRTMPVDEYYNVDEAVVVNALVTLRIEGAALPETLHMTAPGYYANSSIRIQPLQTYHLEIAIEGESLIKATTTTPAAYAVQDSPLVYPAEMRHSQIPENYPFTLQAPDSSQIFLVDVYCTEEWENARYINPFADHDRPDDYDEYGGDAGEPRHIFGYFRLNDIEHDGDLYILDWYGAMMAFYGEYDIGFLAIDENYYNYLYREHAERSGGIVGGLGVFASAFRESYHVKILD is encoded by the coding sequence ATGCGTGACTGGAAAGCAAACCATCTCGACGATCCAAGATATCCACAAGGCACCGTTTTCCCGGCATTGAAGATCACATGGGGAATTGTGACGCTCTGCTTCCTGGCTCTCACCGGATGCTCCACTGACGTCAATAAACCCGACACCGAACATGCCATTATGGTTCACGCTTATCTCTATGTTAATGAAGCAATCCATGACTCCAATGCGGTTCTTATCACACGCACCATGCCGGTGGATGAATACTACAATGTCGATGAGGCCGTCGTTGTAAACGCGCTGGTGACGCTCCGCATAGAGGGAGCCGCACTTCCGGAAACATTGCACATGACCGCGCCCGGCTATTATGCGAATTCCAGCATTAGGATTCAGCCGCTCCAGACATATCATTTGGAAATAGCCATTGAGGGAGAATCTCTCATCAAGGCCACAACCACAACACCGGCCGCATACGCTGTTCAAGACTCACCGCTGGTTTATCCGGCTGAAATGAGACACTCCCAGATACCGGAGAACTACCCTTTCACATTGCAGGCCCCGGATTCTTCACAAATATTCTTGGTCGACGTCTATTGCACGGAGGAATGGGAAAATGCAAGATATATCAATCCTTTTGCAGACCATGACCGCCCGGACGACTATGATGAGTACGGCGGTGATGCCGGTGAGCCGCGGCATATCTTCGGCTATTTCCGGTTGAATGATATCGAACATGATGGAGATTTATATATCTTGGATTGGTATGGCGCCATGATGGCTTTTTACGGTGAATATGACATTGGATTTCTGGCAATTGATGAAAACTATTATAATTATCTATATCGTGAGCATGCGGAACGCAGCGGCGGAATCGTCGGCGGCCTCGGCGTTTTTGCCTCGGCGTTCAGAGAAAGCTATCATGTAAAAATTCTTGATTAG